The DNA sequence ATTTGCACTGCAAAGTCACCACAGCAGATCATGGGCTCCCTTGTCAAGGGTTATTTTGCAAGACAGCAGGTAACTCTTCTATAGTCTGCTTCTCTGGTTTGTTATTCTCTGGGATTTGGTTTCTTAGATGGTCCTATTGCCAACACTTACAATTTCCTCACAAAGGCGGTCGTCAAGAGGAAGACTTCTTGATATTTCCATTACAACTGATTTAACAACTGTAGAAGAAAACAGTTATCTAAAaggcttgaggctgcaatcctaaccacactttcctgagagtaagccccattgaacaaaataggacttacttctgagtagacctggctaggcttgtgccctgCGATAGCCAGAATTGTAATCTAATGAGACCTTCTGTGACCCACCAAATATGGTGTGTAATCTGAATATCTCTGCAGATGCTTCTTACATTTTTTGCAGtgtattttctgttttcttcatcCATCAGAATCTGTCTCCTGATAAAATTTTCCATATAATTGTGGCACCTTGCTATGACAAAAAGCTTGAAGCCTTGCGAATAGACTTCTCCACTCCTCTGTACAACTCTCAAGATGTTGATTGTGTTTTAACATCAGGTGGGCATCTGTTGGAATGTGTTTCTGTTGTGAAAAATTGCAGTGTCACTTTCTTGTCAGACTTGGACTTTCCACCAGGTCTTTTTTATGTATccgttaaaccagtggttctcacatgtttagcaccaggacccactttttagaatgagaatctgtcaggacccaccggaagtgatgtcatgaccggaagtgatgtcatcaagcaggaacatttttcacattcttggttgcaatcctacccacacttacccaggagtaagtcccatttactatcattgttaaaagaatatgcatagtaacttgttaaaagtacaggtctgtaacatttcctcaaatgcagtcacatactatggtagcatcaagtctaatatattaaaaataaaatattgaaatgaatggagactcagACAGTACCTGATAGTGAGGGAATCTGTATGTTTACACCCAGTTGTGCCCTAGTCATGCAGGCTCGGTCCAAGGGCCATTTGAGGCAGTGCACAAATACTACCCTGTCCGCCACTGTCACAAGCCACCCTGGCCCCCCCAAACCTGTCTCAAataaggaggggagggaaggaaagaagagcGGGTAAGCTCGGTCTTCCTGTTCATTTTCAAAAGATTTCCTCAAAGAAATAATGTCAAATGAGACGCAGAGAGCTGGGTTGTCCCATTTCTCCGTGCCCACTCAGCTGCAGTTGTATGAGTACAGAGCACAAGGAGAGAGTCAGTGGTGGCACCCATGGCACCTTTTGAGAAGGGGCTTCTCCTTTCCCAATCTTCTTACTTGCTTTTAGCAAGCTAGGATTGAAATGCCAACCAGAGAGGCTCTGTCAGTGGCAAGCTggagtgggaggctcacatcaaTTTACTGCCTCCTCCAAGGCACCACTTAACACAACATATTTTGTTTGTGTACTGTATGAGTTGGCTGTGCAATCATATATAACTTGAGTGGCAGAGATCTGATTTTAAGAGCAAAAAGTGTTAATAGGGGAAGACTGCTCAGAATCCTGACTGCAGATCTGCAGTCTATCTCCTCACAGTTGTCCCTAGATATAACTTTTCTCTTAGGTGGATATACAGAACCTGGCTAGATAAAAAACATTTGAGGAAAGGTAATAGTTGCCATGAAGGGAGTACAACACCCCTCACATATGTATTTCTTTTCTCTGCTTTGAATACAATTAGAATACAATTGAATACAATTAGACCCAGATTTAAACATACAGATCTGCCACCATCATTTGCCTGCAGGCTATGCAGAACTGCCAGTCAAGGACCAGGAGTTTGGTTTTCAGTTCTAGTTTTAagagtcccattaagttcagatCACACTTAATGATTCTGAAAGGTTTCTGCAGATTCTGAAGGGTTTCTGCACTCCACGAACACAGGAGTGAGTCTGCCGTGGATCTGCCAAAGTCTGCAAAATCAATCTCTCTCAGTGCCATGAAGCCACCTGAAACGGATTGTATAGTTCTTCTAACTAGGGGTAGGGGGTGAATTTTCCTCTGTAGAAAAAGAAGTGCTGGTGATTTTTTGGGCTTCAGTGATAAGTTTACTATCTTTGCTCAgctgttttgcttttgcttcctATCCTGCTAAGTTGTCCACTCAGCAGGCATTGTCATTTAGGCACATGAGAACGGACAGGGCAGTCAGCAAGCAGGGAAGGTTCCTTATTTCCTCAAAATCAccaaggggacacacacacaaacacacacccctagcCTATTTCCCTTCTTAGCAGCGTGAAGACCATGTGACAACTATGTTGGCATTGTGCAAAATGATAGGCATCTCTTTCACATTAATGTTCCTATTTTAAACATAAACAGAACATGAAGAACAAATTGTTGATTTGTCTTTGTGTATATAAGACTCCGGAGTATATGAATTTTTTCAAGTACTTTTTCTATACTATATTTTCTGTACTGAATACTATATTACACAGTATTTTTTTCTATACTATGTTTTCATTGTACTTAAAAACCCCAAGTGTTAATAGTGTCTGTGTGGCCTCAGTCCTTGCCTAAGTCTTTGGTTTTCCAGTCTCAGCCTTACCTCAAAGTCTCAATCCTTTGCTCTTCCATTTCCTCTGTAATTTTTTGGTACTCTTCAAGGTGAAATCTTTCTTTTTGCTCCTACAGGTGAAATCTTCCAAATAATGGAAGAGCGAAAAATATCTTTGGAACAAGTTGCTGAAGTGGCCTCTGACAACCTGTAAGTAGCTTCTGAGAGATGCTTTGGTTTTGGTGACCTGGCTAGAACAATTACATGCCCTGATCAGACAAAATGGTttctctgatggcccaatcctatctgagcctTGAACTCACTGAGCTTCAGCAGTACAGTGACTGACACATGCAAAAGATCATGCATTTATGCTGGGGCATTTATGTTCCTATCCTAAACATAttttctctgaagtaagttctgttgCTTTTGATGGAGGTAACTGTCAAGTAAACATGCTCAGGATTACAGGCTTACTTTAATTTCCAGCTCATGCCTAAACAGCAATAGGAGGGGTACTAAGCTACTTGTTGGAGGAGGGTGCTTACCCCCCTTCTGTTGTGTAATTGGCTATAATACCATCTTCCTGGCTCTACAGTGCTAATTTAACCCTTGCCTTGAAATggacctcccctccccagcatctTCTGCTTCATCCTGGTGTCATGATGCAAGCACCTGGGCAGATGCTGCTGCAGAAAACCAAGAAGGATAAACCCAATTCCACAGAATTAAATGTCAGCtatatttttaaatacatatttacTAACAGATgttcacatttgttcccttactgtgatGATGTAACATATTTATATAACATTACTCCTTTTGTCTGGTAACTGCTCCAGCAGTGAAGCTCTGTAGCATAATCTCTATTTTTGCAAATGATCCTGCTCctcatcccttcccccccctcctgaAAGGCACTGTAACTCAGTGACagggcacatgccttgcatgtaGACGGTTCCAGGTTtactccctggcatctccaggtggggcagaaaaataCACCTGGAGCAACAACACTGAGATAGATGGGCCAAAGATCTGATTCAGTACATAACCATGTATGTTCTTTCCTTATTTTGTAAGGTTTGATGGAATAAAAGAGAGTGAGTTAGTTCGGCATGATGGAAGAAGGTCAGATGGTTACCTGGAGCACATATTTAAACATGCTGCCAAGGAGCTGTTTGATACAGATGTGAAAGAAATATCATACAAAGTGCTAAAGTAAGTTGCAGATCTGGATAATCTGAAACACTAGTTCAGAAAATGGGTATTTTTGACCATTTTGAATATTTCCTCTcctctggaggagggggggggtggCCTAGAACAAAAGTACGCTGGGAGTTACAACTCAtggcatgctgcctctctagctcccccttttcctcttcttctaTAAAGGAGGATAAGGGGAGGGAAGCCCAGCAGCTCTGAATCATGGATGGGCAGGCCATGGCTGGGCAGGCCTTCATTGGGagaagatttttgtttttttttaaagggagagaagcaggcttcttttgcttttaaaaaagaaaagttaagTGGGTGGCAGGGGGGTGCAAGGCTGGCGGTGCCACCctctgaggcccagcaccagggGAATTTGCCCCTCTTGCACCCCTCTAGTTCTGCCACCGGCACAGCAGAGGCCAGTCATCGTTCAAGCATACTTATAACACATGTTTGTCACCTATTATGATTTTAGATGTAGCTATAAAACATTTGATCACAAGGAAAATTGCTCCTTATCCTTTTTCATAAAGGAGGTCAAGCGACAATCAGAGAGCTGGCAGCTGGCTTGTCTCAGGCAGGGCCATTCTGGGGGTGGTGCAGTAACGGACCTGCTCTCGTTGCACCCCGGGGCAGGTCCATGACATGCCACCCCCCTCCATtacgctgcccccctccccgaggctcacagagcctcacatgacACTCACCACCGCTCAAAaatccttctgaggcttctcgcgcagttttaaacaatacttctggttccCTGACAAAcctggaagtattgcttaagactgtgcaagaagcctcagaaggttttttcGCGCTGCCAAGCACATCTTCGCCTGCCTGAAGAACGGCTCCAATGGATATGCAGGCAGGcaaaggtggcagtggtgggggagAAGCAAGTACTGCACTCGGggctttcccccccacccctgctccaggtCTACCACTGGGGTGGTGAGTCATCATACCACCTTCATAGTATCATTCCTCAGCCCTTTCCCTTTCTCTTTGCCACCACTACGGCAGCACCATTTGCCACCATAATGGGGTGCCACTGCCCCCAGCCAGCAAGTCAGGCTTCTCCTCACCACCGTCCCAGTAGGGAGGCCCAGAAAACAGCAACTAGATGTAGTTGCCATTTAGTGTGCAGAGACCAGCAGTACAAGTGCACGCTTATAGATCACTGCCCAGTATGCATGTGTGTACAAtgcatgtatgcacacacacaaaatgtttaTACattaaattggggagggggggctagaGGAGGAAATACACCCAGCTTCCCCATCCTTATCTTGACATTGCATTTTACAGCCTTGATCttatttattaattcatttaGCTGTATAGCCAAGCTATCCTTGGGAGTCCAGGATCAGTAGCAAACTGTTTATAAAACAAAATTATAGAGCAGAtgtaaaagacatttaaaaaagtaTACAGTCCTTGTTCACAATAAGCAATccttgcccatccctgttctcTAAATATTCAGAGTCTTCTCCCACCATTGGAAAGTGCTTGGATCATGGTGTACTTTGAACAGAAGAGAGTGTCAGACTGGGGAGCAAAGCAAGAATGCTGCTTTTTGGGCCTCTGTGCTTTGATTTTGTGTCTAGTTTACAATGAGTGCTAGGGTCAAAGGTAATCTCTTTTGTATGAAAGACCCATCAACTTTCAAATCTGCTTTGAGTCCCTGCTATTGGTGGAAAACAGATTTTAAGAAGCACTTTAGATTAaacccccaaaggctgcaatcctaaccacacgttcctgagggtaagccccattgaacaaaataggacttacttctgagtagaccttgttaggattgtgcccaaagactgTAAGAAAACAGTACCATCCCTGAAGCGCAAGTGCAATGTGTTTCTAGCATCGCTCTTAttgtcagggtgggggaaggtgctgTGTATTGCACCAGGTGAAGCTTTGAATCTTGAAGGGCATCAGCCATCACTATGCAACTGCATATTAAGTGCAatgcaatcataagaacataagaacagccccactggatcaggccatataggcccatctagtccagcttcctgtatctcacagtggctcaccaaatgccccagggagcacaccagataacaagagacctcattctggtgccctcccttgcatctggtcttctgacatagcccatttctaaaatcaggaggttgcacatacacatcatggcttgtaacccgtaatggatttttcctccagaaacttgtccaatccccttttaaaggcgtccaggccagacgccatcaccacatcctgcggcaaggagttcgacagaccagccacacgctgagtaaagaaatattttcttttgtctgttctaactctcccatctCTCAGTCTGAAGGAAAGGCATCCTTCTCACCAGATGACAAGTGGTATTCTGGGTTACGAAGCACTGATGTTGAGATGGAAGATCCAGTCTTTTCACCTCTATAACCTGCGCAACTATATACATCCATATATCTGCCCGGTCTGTAAAGTTCCCAGAGGACTGAGAAAAATAGTTTTCGGTTATGCTCAGGCTGCTGCTAGGAGACGGGAGGATTCTACCTCTTTTCTGTGTGTCTTTTCAGAAACAAAGACTTCCAGGAGGTCACACTCGAAAAGGGCGGTGAGACAGTGTTGCGCTTTGCAGCAGCCTATGGATTTCGAAACATCCAAAACATGGTCCTGAAGCTGAAAAAGGGAAAGTGTTCCTACCACTTTGTAGAAGTGTTAGCCTGTCCCGGAGGTAACGATAACTAATCAAAATGAGGTCTTCTTTCTTATGCAGTAGAAAGGGTGTACACTGAGATTATGATTCTGCTTCTGACTCTTGTTAAGTTTGTGGTAGATAGGTTTTCCCAACACTTGTCAAAGCCCAGAAGCTCAGTGTATGCCTCTGCTACACTTTTTGCAGTTGGCTACATTTCTTATGGCACAGTCCTAACTGGGCCTTGTATTGATGGAAACCAGATTCCATCAATGCAAGATCCAGGCCTCTGGTGCGGCTGCCACTATGATGGCACACAGGAGACAGCTGTTTGCGACAGATGGGAAACACTTTATGCCTCCAGAACATTTGCTTCAGCAGTGTAACAAATGGATAGGATTAAACCATCATatactgacagcgcaatcctaatttgtgctgaaACAGGCGCTGTAGCCAGCACAGGTTTCAAGCTGTTTGAGGCTTGGCCTGATGCAAGGCGAAacctttcctcttaccccagggagagctgcagcatccctaatgggtctactcggatctgtgccacatgatgaggtggtgcaaatctgagcaacccggTACTGCCCTGGGGtgcccgggaacagggtcaggatctggcataaccattGGATCCTGGCCCAACTCCCCAGTCACCCACCTTGGGAACGcctgctgcccgccctctccccaccctgaaatgccgcCCTCcccaagcttcccccccccccgacccctgtgccagctgagctcagccaatgcataTTTATCAGGCCCGGGGCTCACATCAgcccagggaggccagcacacatccacgCACCAACCTATGTCCCCtcaaagtggcacaaaagtgcttgacAGCCCTtgtgcgacactcctgggccagcacaaaggacttgcgtcagcccaagggtGCTTCAGAATTGTGCCCTGACTGCAAAAAGTTTAGCAAAGGCATATATTAAGCTTCTGGATTTTGACAGAATGTTGGAAAACCTGActacttttgttttttaaatgtagttTAAAAACTATTCTTTGATGGTGGAGTTAGCACCCACCAGATGGTAGAATCTGACATATCTCAGTATTTAATTTCTAAGTAAACGGTTTTGGGAGTGATGCTGAGAAATTtagcaaaaggagaaggaagaggaggacaacttagagggaaaggaggaggagagagacagCTCCTAAGGGACTGTCACAGAACAAATCAGTTACATTCGGGATGTGCTAAAGTGTGACAGTATTCAAGCACTGAGGTGTTTTACTTTCTGAGCAAACTTTCACCTTCCATTTCTAGGTTGCTTAAATGGGAAAggtcaggctcagactgaggatGGAAGACCAGACAAAGCACTTCTCAGTCAAATGGAAGAGATGTATGCGGCAGTTCCAGTGCGGCTTCCTGAAACCAGCAGGACCGTGCAGAAGCTTTATCAGGAGTGGCTGGAAGGAATGGACTCCATGAAGGTGTGGGAATCCTTACATACTAAGTACAGCACGGAAAAACCAACTGCCAACAATCTGGATATCAAATGGTGACCAATCCAATTGCAGGACTTGCATTAGGTTTGTATACATGCAGCACTGGAAAATATTCTATGCAACTGGAGATCCAAGGCACTGATTGAGTACAAGAACAATACAAagaactggaaatgcctttcttcCCTATTGGGACTTTGTTGCTTGATTCCTTGTGTatttgaaatgtctctatttactcagagcccaatgttgtgtgcgcgcgtgcgtgccTGTGTACATGTCTGAGAATCTTTTGTAAGGTACAGTAAATCTCTCAGCCTCCAGCAGAGATAGTGGATGAGAAGAATCAGGTCATGATCTTATCCTTTGATTCTGATCCTCTAGGTACCTGCCTTGTGCCAACATCCCAGTGCTGTGATTTTCACTGTTATTTCCTATGGGATTTCATCTGACTGGCATTATTACTATATTAAAGGGAAAGGCTGGGTTGTTCAAAGAGAACATATAGAAATGCTCCACACTATGGTAATAGATTTCCCTTTTTGTTAGTTTTAATTGGGCTTGTTTAACTACTTACCCCCAAATAACTATATCCTCTTTTTTCATTGTTCTATTTTCATTGTTCTGTTTGTACATTTCTAGCTTATTTCTACTGTGTAGAATTTCTagcttacagaacaatcctatgcaggtatactcagaagtaagccccactgtgttaattgggtttacttccaggaaagtgcatagaattgcagccttattctactGTGCCTCTGAATATTGGGAACCTGGCCTTTAGAAGAGGGCGAGGCACCTGAGTGTGAGTAGATAGCTAGGCTGAAGGCTGTGTTAGGCTGATAAGCCTAATTGTAAGTTCAGAATGATATAATTAGTCAAGGAGGTCAaaaggtaaggcagcagcagatGCAAGTAAGATCAGGGAGCAAAAGTTGCATAGCTGAGTAATTCACAGAGAAGAGACTAAGCTGAAGCCAGAATATCTTATACTGAAAGTTGATTTGATCCAGGAAGTTAGTACTGTCCTGTACTGATGCCTAATGCCAAAAACTATACTGCATGGCACCCTACGTAAGGGATAATTCACCACTATTCCAACAGCTTCTAGTCCCTAATCGTGAGAGAAGATTCTGTCCCacgcagtggcatacctagagttCTGGCAGCAGTAGGTACtgttagggttgggctctgaaaTTATCTTGGGAGTAATAACAAAGCACAATTCCCTAAGTCCTAACAGTTTGCAACTTCCATTCCCGTCATTGGGATGTCTGTGGCAGCTCAGTGCACATTCTTTAAAATGAGTGGAAGTTGTACCCCAGCAGCACTTGGTGGATTATTGTGCCCCCCCTTTTCAAACTATAATTCCAAGCAGTAACTGCTTTTTCTTGTTCTGGGTGCAGGTTTTCTACCCAGTATTGTCTAAATGGGCAGTTGGGGATCAAAATGAGAATTCTCTGTGCTTCCATTTCTGCCTTTATTTTGTCAGATACTTATTCCAATACCCCCAAAGCTTTTTGCAAGTCTTTGTGGCCGCTCTGGTCTCTCCCATTTAGTTTTCCCATCTTAATAAGAAAATACGGGTATGTTGTTATTTTACTGCAAATCATAAAGCCTTGTGGGCTTGTTATCACAATGCAAAGGACTAGGGCCCCTAGGTTCTTGTCTGTGCATGGTAAGAATATAAACTTCTGATTGCAGGGCATTGGTGCTTTACTTCTCTCAGATGAAATGCTTGTTTAAAATTCTCAGTCTGGTTCCCATCAAAGGCTATGGAATTTTATCCAGGAACAACCAAATAGTGAAGAGGTATGAGAAAGAAATTCAATAAATATTGAGCAATTGTATGATTAGAAATTGCGGTTACATCTCCCTTTGTAGCATAAAAAAAACATATTCTGGGTTCCATATGTGTGTCTAGATTTAGCTAACCTACAGAGAAATGAGATCATATGCATTACTTGGCTTTTCATTGTGTTTTAGCAACAACACAAAGTAACTTAAAATGTGTGTAGGAGCGAACACCATATGAACTGAAACCTACCTCTGCACTAGAAAAAGAACTCAGAGCAGCAGCTGGGATATCCTAGCCATCCTATTGCATTCAAACCAAAAGGATGCATCCATATGGTACTTTCTTAGGGCAGCAGATGTACTGTTTCAACATATCTGTTCCCCTCAGTCCTTGTAGAGTATTTGAGCATATTGTGGGGTATCAGGGTGAGCATACACAGCTGGCTTTTTTAAAATCTCCTGGGAGAAAAGGATATATCTTCTCCAGATATGTTTCACATATTCTCAGATGTGCAGCACCATCTTGAACTGGAACAAGAGAAGCTCCCCTGTGGATGTACCCGAATATGTCCAAATTTTTGTGGAGAGGCAAAGCACTTAAGCACAATCTTCAATATCTTCCAAGTTAGGGTAGCAAATTAATTctcctttttaaattttaattgtcTTCTTGTTTCATTAGAATGCCCTCAGAATGTATTCAATGCAATTGTAATCTTTTAATTCACTTTTATTTTTCTACATTTTTCTGTACATACGAGTGATGTGTTGGGGTAAATCCTTtatcttattttctttttagaTTTGTATACAGGTTTAAGTTGTGTGTGGGAAAATGTGTGTCCTTGAGAAAGTGTGGTCCTCAGTATAGTTTTTAATTTTTCAGGGTCAAACACTTGTCCAGCACAAATCCCCATGGATTGTGTTGTCTGCCCTTTGCTGAGGTAGGAAAGGAGTTATCTTCTGTGCCAAAATGGAAGCTTTCAAGTATAAATCTAGAGGTGTGAGAAAAGCTCAAAGTTCTCAAGCCATCCCATAAATGCTCCACTTTTACAGTGGAATGTAACTGGGTCAACTTACTTTACAAAGACAGTGTTTTTACTTTTGACCATTTAAACCTCATATGTTTAGGTGGTCTTTGTGCAGATATATTGTACATAATGTGGCCCAATCTGTTGTCCAGACAATGAGCATACACCCAGGGCTGATTTAAACCAATTGATTAAACCAACTGATAAATTGCTCCCAATTGAGTCCCATGCCTAAGGGCCCTTGTGCttgagtaaaaataaaattaatattcttACTAAATAATTTCAcggtcactaaaacaagtggtgtaactatttacttttcaaaggcaatctaCCCATTTTGTTTGTTAGAGGCTTTGaagttatatattaaaatatgcttagatgcATTTGGTTCTTTAACTCACATGTACTTTTTAAGCATACATTTTTATTACTTTCCAttttaccatagagatataaagtctataatcaATTTTATTTATACCAGATTCTATAGACctgggctgtgaatctggggctccacaaaaaatgtttccatttggaCCCCAcagcacacacacgcacacagcctGAGAGCAGATGTTTTTCTTGGCCATCCCTACCCACATTCAGAGGGCTATTTGAATGAAGCAGGGTTTCATCACCACTTGCAGGTATTTTAGTAATGAAGGTGCAGATCTTGCCACCCTGCTGGAGCTGTGTAGTCCATACCCAAAGTCCCTGCCTCTTGTGGCTTAGCAACCTCATCTTGTGGCATTAATGAAAAACAGGGAGGATGTGGAGAGGTCAAGCATATTAAGTCCACAGATTTCATTTGAAGGGGGATATTAGTAATCTTGAATACTTACCTAAGCAAGAATCAGATGCAATTGTTATTTATTTGTGCTACACATACAgttgtgtatagaattgtaaaGAGTTATACAAAACCATAATGCCATACAAATTTGCTAGCTCTGCTGACATATATCCATACCTCAGAACAAGATTCACAAACTGAATATTTACAGTAGCATAGTCCCAT is a window from the Tiliqua scincoides isolate rTilSci1 chromosome 2, rTilSci1.hap2, whole genome shotgun sequence genome containing:
- the NARF gene encoding nuclear prelamin A recognition factor, whose product is MKCENCTKKECSKKLKNDDKQNTQVDILNSNDENEETSEFHKLANAKIFLSDCLACDNCITSEEAVRVFQQNQKELFRVLNLNKKCDTSKHKVLAVSVCPQSLPYFAAKFSLSVSEAAKRLCGFLKSLGVHYVFDTTIAADFSILESQKEFVQRYRHQNEEEHALPMFASACPGWIQYAERVLSKPVTPHICTAKSPQQIMGSLVKGYFARQQNLSPDKIFHIIVAPCYDKKLEALRIDFSTPLYNSQDVDCVLTSGEIFQIMEERKISLEQVAEVASDNLFDGIKESELVRHDGRRSDGYLEHIFKHAAKELFDTDVKEISYKVLKNKDFQEVTLEKGGETVLRFAAAYGFRNIQNMVLKLKKGKCSYHFVEVLACPGGCLNGKGQAQTEDGRPDKALLSQMEEMYAAVPVRLPETSRTVQKLYQEWLEGMDSMKVWESLHTKYSTEKPTANNLDIKW